From Paenibacillus graminis, a single genomic window includes:
- a CDS encoding PadR family transcriptional regulator, protein MPKENTTVYIILGLLNHEDLSGYDIKKKIDVMISGFWEVGYGQIYPTLAKLVAEELVIKHKGTGSKGPEKNIYSITDKGRELLKEWVMLPEQKEYTKYEILLKLFFGSLVPDESNLARIEDFKERHIQNLQLIQLFKGNLERVLHTEKDHLYFYLTVLFGEHVYKAYLDWADEAKALLAGKPGAELNMERSSGDV, encoded by the coding sequence ATGCCGAAGGAAAATACTACCGTCTACATCATATTGGGCCTGCTGAACCATGAGGACCTTAGCGGATATGATATTAAAAAAAAGATAGATGTGATGATCAGCGGTTTCTGGGAAGTTGGTTATGGGCAGATTTATCCCACTCTGGCGAAGCTGGTTGCCGAAGAGCTGGTAATCAAGCATAAGGGCACCGGCTCCAAAGGTCCTGAGAAAAACATCTATTCCATCACGGACAAAGGCAGGGAACTGCTGAAGGAGTGGGTTATGCTTCCCGAGCAGAAGGAGTATACGAAATATGAAATTCTGCTTAAGCTCTTTTTCGGAAGTCTGGTTCCGGATGAGAGCAATCTTGCGCGGATTGAAGACTTCAAGGAACGGCATATACAGAATCTCCAGCTGATTCAGTTGTTCAAAGGCAATCTGGAGCGTGTTCTCCATACCGAAAAGGATCATTTGTACTTTTACCTGACTGTCCTGTTCGGGGAGCATGTCTACAAGGCCTATTTAGACTGGGCGGACGAGGCTAAGGCGCTGCTGGCCGGTAAACCCGGCGCGGAACTAAACATGGAGAGAAGCAGCGGGGATGTTTAA
- a CDS encoding helix-turn-helix domain-containing protein, giving the protein MAIIINIDVMLAKRKMSVTELSERVGITMANLSILKNGKAKAVRLSTLEAICKALECQPGDILEYRSDEET; this is encoded by the coding sequence ATGGCGATTATAATCAATATTGATGTAATGCTGGCGAAACGAAAAATGAGCGTCACCGAGCTTTCCGAGAGGGTCGGGATCACGATGGCCAATCTTTCCATTCTCAAAAACGGCAAGGCAAAAGCGGTTCGTTTATCCACTTTAGAGGCGATTTGCAAGGCTTTGGAATGCCAGCCTGGAGATATACTGGAATACAGAAGCGACGAAGAAACTTAA
- a CDS encoding DUF2975 domain-containing protein → MERGTTLFLKAAVILMGIPVLALCIFAVPEIAGFAAELYPDMTFIKYLVLIDLYASAVPFYIALYQAFRLLGYIDKNKAFSELSVRVLKNIKYCAIVISGLYVAGLPLFYLMAEKDDAPGIIVIGLVIIFASLVIAVFAAVLQKLLKEAIELKIENDLTV, encoded by the coding sequence ATGGAGCGGGGAACAACACTTTTTTTAAAGGCAGCTGTGATTCTTATGGGCATTCCGGTACTTGCTTTGTGTATATTTGCGGTGCCTGAGATCGCGGGTTTTGCAGCAGAATTATATCCGGATATGACTTTTATTAAATATCTGGTGTTAATTGATTTGTATGCATCAGCGGTCCCCTTTTACATTGCGCTGTATCAAGCCTTTAGACTGTTAGGCTATATTGACAAGAACAAGGCTTTTTCGGAATTATCTGTGCGGGTCCTTAAGAATATTAAATACTGTGCCATCGTCATCAGCGGCTTGTATGTGGCAGGCCTGCCCCTCTTCTATCTCATGGCGGAGAAGGACGATGCCCCGGGCATCATAGTCATCGGTTTGGTCATCATTTTCGCCTCCCTGGTGATTGCCGTTTTTGCTGCTGTTCTCCAGAAGCTTTTAAAAGAGGCCATCGAACTAAAAATAGAAAATGACTTAACAGTCTGA
- a CDS encoding 4Fe-4S binding protein, with the protein MRKQTLRKTLLLLSMLLFPVTLNYFSPYLIVQGSFAGIATGSFLLFPALFGSSLWFGRAFCSWVCPAGGLQDTCSQVVNKPAGSRQNLIKYLIWLPWVLSILAGFVTAGGIKAVNPIYFTDHGISVSAPPAFITYFAVVLLIVSVSLIFGRRSFCHSLCWMAPFMVLGNTLKNKLGYPSLHLEARTEDCISCKKCDRACPMSLKVNEMVQNRDMNSNECILCGSCEAVCPKQVLRVGFGVQKHPAANSNYTEGA; encoded by the coding sequence ATGCGTAAGCAAACACTCCGAAAGACTCTCCTTCTGCTGTCAATGCTGCTGTTTCCGGTTACCTTGAACTATTTCTCCCCATATCTGATTGTCCAGGGCAGTTTTGCCGGTATTGCTACCGGAAGCTTTTTGCTGTTTCCCGCACTTTTTGGCTCCTCTTTATGGTTTGGGAGGGCCTTTTGCAGCTGGGTCTGTCCGGCGGGGGGGTTGCAGGATACCTGCAGCCAGGTTGTGAATAAACCGGCAGGATCAAGGCAGAACCTCATCAAATATCTGATTTGGCTGCCGTGGGTTCTGTCTATTCTGGCCGGATTTGTGACTGCTGGCGGGATCAAAGCCGTCAACCCGATTTATTTTACCGACCACGGAATTTCAGTTTCTGCCCCTCCGGCTTTCATTACCTACTTTGCTGTCGTATTATTAATAGTCAGTGTGTCCCTGATTTTCGGACGCCGGTCCTTCTGCCATTCGCTCTGCTGGATGGCCCCGTTCATGGTCTTGGGCAATACCCTCAAGAACAAGCTGGGTTATCCCTCACTGCATCTGGAGGCCAGAACCGAGGATTGCATCAGCTGCAAGAAATGCGACAGAGCCTGCCCGATGAGCCTGAAGGTCAATGAAATGGTTCAGAACAGGGACATGAACAGCAATGAATGTATTCTGTGCGGCAGCTGCGAGGCGGTGTGTCCGAAGCAGGTGCTTCGGGTAGGCTTCGGCGTGCAGAAGCATCCGGCTGCCAACAGCAACTATACGGAGGGAGCTTAA
- a CDS encoding MATE family efflux transporter gives MMAKKMSNQYYLESAPMKKAIAHLSIPMMIGMSVGTVYNVINAYFIGLLHNTGMLTAITLGLPIFTVLMAFGNVLGVGGGTFVTRLAGQKETEKGKRIAGYTFYASIIAGLVIALIAFAAVNPIVQLLGADAATAHFTKTYTLTLFAGGFAIVLNFALEQMVRSEGASKESMYGIFVSTALSLIFDPLFILVLDWHVAGAALAMCLANLGSAIYYVYYLDRKSENLRGFLKYYRISLKDKLEIYKIGISELLLAAFMIVTTLLLNNYSIQYGESVVAGFGVALRIVQIPEFLSMGLFLGLIPLFAYTYSSKNIPRLQSGIRHAFLYIGSMAVLFVGLVYVFRGPVISWFSNDPSVLEMGAYIIGAMLVSALFNGFTGLFTSIFQATGQGIPTAIMSITQGVLYIPVIILLHKFFGLHGVIWSMTVTEVITSVMGLVLFMIFSRKLKNPDQGEEIEGVPGTSPVI, from the coding sequence ATGATGGCAAAAAAAATGTCGAATCAATATTACCTGGAATCGGCGCCGATGAAGAAGGCTATTGCCCATTTATCGATTCCGATGATGATCGGGATGTCGGTCGGTACGGTCTACAATGTCATTAATGCTTATTTTATCGGCCTGCTGCATAATACGGGCATGCTGACAGCCATTACGCTGGGGCTGCCGATTTTTACGGTGCTGATGGCCTTCGGAAATGTGCTGGGGGTTGGAGGAGGAACCTTTGTCACACGGCTTGCGGGACAGAAGGAGACAGAGAAGGGCAAGCGCATCGCCGGGTATACCTTTTACGCGAGTATTATAGCGGGGCTAGTCATTGCCCTGATTGCGTTTGCAGCGGTTAATCCAATCGTCCAGCTGCTGGGTGCAGATGCGGCAACGGCCCATTTTACCAAAACCTATACACTGACACTCTTTGCGGGCGGCTTCGCCATTGTCCTGAATTTTGCGCTGGAACAGATGGTGCGCTCTGAAGGGGCCTCCAAGGAATCCATGTACGGGATATTTGTCAGTACCGCATTAAGTCTGATTTTTGATCCGCTGTTTATCCTGGTCCTGGACTGGCATGTAGCTGGAGCAGCGTTGGCTATGTGTCTGGCTAATTTGGGCTCTGCAATTTATTATGTCTACTATCTGGACCGGAAAAGTGAAAACTTAAGAGGTTTCCTGAAATATTACAGAATATCGCTGAAGGATAAGCTGGAAATATACAAAATCGGCATCTCCGAACTGCTGCTGGCCGCTTTTATGATTGTGACTACGCTGCTGCTCAACAACTACTCCATTCAGTATGGAGAAAGTGTGGTGGCCGGGTTCGGGGTGGCGCTCAGAATTGTGCAGATTCCGGAATTTTTGTCCATGGGCTTGTTCCTGGGCCTGATTCCGCTCTTTGCCTATACCTATTCCAGTAAAAATATACCCAGACTGCAATCGGGCATCCGGCATGCTTTTTTGTATATCGGGAGTATGGCTGTATTATTTGTAGGTCTGGTATATGTGTTCAGAGGTCCGGTGATTTCCTGGTTTTCGAACGATCCTTCTGTGCTGGAAATGGGTGCTTATATCATCGGAGCTATGCTGGTGTCGGCGCTGTTCAATGGCTTCACCGGTTTGTTCACAAGCATCTTTCAGGCAACCGGGCAGGGCATTCCGACAGCAATCATGTCAATTACCCAGGGCGTGCTGTATATCCCCGTAATTATTCTTTTGCATAAGTTCTTCGGGCTGCACGGTGTGATCTGGTCCATGACTGTAACCGAAGTGATAACGAGTGTGATGGGGCTTGTCTTGTTTATGATCTTCAGCCGGAAGCTGAAAAATCCGGATCAGGGCGAAGAGATCGAGGGAGTCCCGGGAACTTCGCCGGTGATCTGA
- a CDS encoding sensor histidine kinase, translating into MIKRKAGSKPYPIRHYVRIMILVSFAVLVLDLVISLASISIMKQQSTRYLQDTAKLYIDRINHDFAYINHYMGWTLANDESLNMMNAYEPDSSEFLKSNDNLYKRFAELQKNYGQEYNFFFYLKNQSFFLNCAPISVTYTDYLELKKQIYSYIEDKDVYAEFYSRWTPILVNGKYYIINIVPYYNRYLIGLISADNLIRPLRQINLGANGYASLVDENGTRISSPLSGSGKLVQQEQGWPGLLRSRTTISTEFSNTTFSADMVIQFGAFEKIMIAQLLIMLLFFIVTSTICAVMLFFNKRVLGPIQNFSENLAHMNEDGQPAGFKSSKIIELEQANDQFKDLVEQVKMFKIAIYEQELEKQRIQLDYMKQQIKPHFFLNCLTSIYSMAQIQMYEEIEHMALSTSKYFRYTFQNGENFVRLEDEIEHVRIYLEIQRSRYRDAFRHHIMQDETAKNVLIPPLVLQTFIENSVKYAISRDPEVQIRLTVTRRESEEGQVTVIQISDNGPGFAPGVLEKLVRGQPLDQSKGTHIGIMNTLKRLEYLYYKRAVVHFSNIEGGGASVILTLPDLPDTST; encoded by the coding sequence ATGATTAAGCGAAAAGCAGGCAGCAAGCCGTATCCCATCCGCCATTACGTACGAATCATGATCCTGGTCTCGTTCGCCGTGCTGGTGCTGGACCTTGTCATCAGCCTGGCCTCTATTTCCATTATGAAGCAGCAGTCCACACGGTATTTGCAGGATACGGCGAAGCTGTACATCGACCGCATCAACCATGATTTTGCCTATATTAATCATTATATGGGCTGGACACTCGCCAACGATGAAAGCTTGAATATGATGAACGCCTATGAGCCGGACAGCAGCGAGTTCCTGAAATCAAACGATAATCTGTATAAACGGTTTGCCGAGCTGCAGAAGAATTACGGGCAGGAATACAACTTCTTTTTTTATTTGAAAAATCAGTCCTTCTTTCTGAACTGCGCCCCGATCAGCGTCACCTATACGGATTATCTAGAGCTGAAGAAGCAAATCTATTCCTATATAGAAGATAAGGATGTCTATGCGGAGTTTTATTCCCGATGGACGCCTATCCTGGTCAACGGAAAATACTATATTATCAACATCGTCCCGTATTACAACCGCTATCTGATCGGTCTGATCTCCGCCGACAATCTGATCCGCCCTTTGCGGCAGATTAACCTGGGGGCCAATGGCTATGCTTCCCTGGTGGATGAGAACGGCACCCGTATTTCAAGTCCCCTATCAGGCAGCGGGAAGCTGGTGCAGCAGGAGCAGGGTTGGCCGGGCCTGCTCCGGTCCCGCACGACGATCAGCACTGAATTTTCCAATACTACGTTCAGCGCGGACATGGTCATTCAATTCGGAGCCTTCGAGAAAATCATGATCGCCCAATTGCTGATTATGCTCCTGTTCTTCATCGTGACGTCCACCATCTGCGCCGTCATGCTATTCTTCAATAAAAGAGTGCTGGGTCCGATTCAGAACTTCTCGGAGAATCTGGCGCACATGAACGAGGACGGCCAGCCGGCCGGCTTCAAAAGCAGTAAAATCATCGAGCTGGAGCAGGCAAACGACCAGTTCAAGGACCTGGTGGAGCAGGTCAAAATGTTCAAAATCGCGATCTATGAGCAGGAGCTGGAGAAACAGCGCATTCAGCTGGACTACATGAAGCAGCAGATCAAACCCCATTTTTTCCTGAACTGCCTGACCAGCATCTACAGTATGGCCCAGATCCAAATGTACGAAGAAATTGAGCATATGGCCCTGTCGACCTCCAAGTACTTCCGCTATACGTTTCAGAATGGCGAAAACTTTGTCCGGCTGGAGGATGAGATCGAGCATGTCCGCATTTATCTTGAAATCCAGCGCAGCCGGTACCGGGATGCCTTCAGACATCATATCATGCAGGACGAAACGGCCAAAAATGTGCTGATCCCCCCGCTGGTGCTGCAGACTTTTATTGAGAACTCAGTCAAATATGCAATTTCCCGGGACCCTGAAGTCCAGATCAGACTGACGGTTACCCGGCGTGAATCGGAAGAGGGACAGGTGACGGTGATTCAAATCTCGGACAACGGACCCGGCTTTGCCCCCGGGGTGCTTGAGAAGCTGGTGCGGGGCCAGCCCCTGGATCAGAGCAAAGGAACACATATCGGCATTATGAATACACTTAAACGGCTGGAATACCTGTATTATAAAAGAGCGGTGGTCCACTTCTCCAATATAGAGGGCGGCGGCGCTTCTGTCATCTTAACTCTTCCGGATCTTCCGGATACTTCAACATGA
- a CDS encoding response regulator transcription factor: protein MNILLVDDDYYVVAALQKKMDWAALGIEAVYTANNVAQAREIVENHSVQILISDIEMPQGSGLSLLAWIRENDYPIQTILLTNYADFNYAQKAIELQSFEYFLKPIEFDKLMLIIQKAVARAKEQQHNEKAIQEGYYWQKNQAKNLEHFWRRMVSGSSSSPIRPSAITYAIKEQNLSYQMNDTLQPLLFNVFPYNGSMGKEEKDLFDFALLNILYELFRYPDFVLESILEIKDYSWIAILKWNQTPDTATLEEICAALIQKMNPYLKCDVCCNIGLPGELSGIGTVLRSLTRMDEEITRCRNHTYTVDMYQKQSKTAYIPPDLAHLEELLNRNKLAAFLEEVSRYLKGLLVNRTVDTSILSLFRLDIVQLVYSFLKMKGIQVHKLYSGKVNDRLQLHSLTSVEDMEEYLEYLVNTAMKYRDLTAQPKSVAEEIKQYIHAHYGDELTRNDLAEIVYLNPDYLARLFKKETGVSLGSYVIHVRIAAAKQLLETTRLSVYTIANKVGYTNYSYFSKLFKQEVGLSPNEYKKEQQHDQPELLHNNQNIL from the coding sequence ATGAACATACTGCTGGTAGATGACGACTATTATGTAGTGGCGGCTCTGCAAAAGAAAATGGACTGGGCAGCACTGGGTATCGAAGCCGTATACACGGCCAACAATGTCGCCCAGGCCCGGGAAATTGTGGAGAACCATTCCGTACAGATTCTAATCTCGGACATTGAAATGCCGCAGGGCAGCGGACTATCGCTCCTAGCCTGGATTAGGGAGAACGATTATCCGATTCAAACCATTCTCCTCACCAATTATGCCGACTTCAATTACGCGCAAAAAGCCATCGAGCTGCAAAGCTTCGAATATTTTCTCAAGCCGATTGAATTTGACAAGCTGATGCTCATTATCCAAAAAGCGGTTGCGCGCGCCAAGGAGCAGCAGCACAACGAAAAAGCTATCCAGGAGGGCTATTATTGGCAAAAAAACCAGGCGAAAAATCTGGAGCATTTCTGGCGCAGAATGGTGAGCGGAAGCAGCTCTTCCCCCATCAGGCCGTCAGCGATCACCTATGCCATCAAAGAGCAGAATCTTTCCTATCAGATGAATGATACCTTACAGCCGCTGTTGTTCAATGTCTTCCCATACAATGGCAGCATGGGCAAGGAAGAGAAGGATCTGTTCGATTTTGCTCTGCTTAACATTCTGTATGAGCTGTTCCGGTATCCTGACTTCGTGCTTGAGAGCATCCTGGAGATTAAGGATTACAGCTGGATCGCCATCCTGAAATGGAACCAGACCCCGGATACCGCAACGCTTGAGGAAATCTGCGCCGCCTTGATCCAGAAAATGAACCCTTATCTCAAATGTGATGTCTGCTGCAACATTGGCCTGCCCGGTGAACTGAGCGGGATCGGCACGGTCCTGAGAAGCCTGACCCGGATGGATGAAGAGATTACACGCTGCCGGAATCATACATATACAGTAGACATGTACCAGAAGCAGAGTAAAACAGCGTACATTCCCCCGGATCTGGCCCATCTGGAGGAGCTGCTGAACCGGAACAAGCTGGCCGCTTTTCTGGAGGAAGTAAGCCGTTATCTGAAGGGGCTGCTGGTCAACCGGACCGTCGATACCTCCATCCTCAGCCTGTTCCGGCTGGATATTGTGCAGCTCGTCTATTCTTTTCTCAAAATGAAGGGCATTCAGGTGCATAAACTGTACAGCGGCAAGGTGAATGACCGCCTGCAGCTTCATTCCCTGACTTCTGTCGAGGACATGGAGGAATACCTGGAATACCTGGTGAACACAGCCATGAAATACCGCGACCTCACCGCGCAGCCCAAATCGGTAGCCGAAGAAATCAAGCAGTATATCCATGCGCATTACGGAGATGAACTGACACGGAACGATCTCGCGGAGATCGTCTATCTGAATCCCGATTATCTCGCCCGGCTGTTCAAGAAAGAGACAGGCGTTTCCTTAGGCAGCTATGTGATTCACGTCCGGATTGCCGCCGCCAAGCAGCTGCTGGAAACTACCCGGCTGTCTGTGTACACTATAGCGAACAAGGTGGGCTACACTAACTACTCCTACTTCTCCAAGCTGTTCAAGCAAGAAGTGGGTTTGTCGCCTAATGAGTATAAGAAGGAGCAGCAGCACGATCAGCCTGAATTATTACATAACAATCAAAATATATTGTAA